Proteins from a single region of Chlamydia buteonis:
- the mfd gene encoding transcription-repair coupling factor, protein MPMDFDPVNLNLSILSEITNTSVPLLIENILPGARSFLSAKFFYERKESVVMITTRSRIDDLFEDLASFLGFPPVEFPSSEIDLSPKLVNIDAVGKRDKILYDLYEKKAPIFCVTTLKALLEKTRSPKDTAHQHLDIQVGDVLDPDIMIDLCKNLGYRHETLASDKGEFAYRGGIIDIFPLSSQEPFRIEFWGEKIISIRPFNPSDQLSTGKVSKLSISPATKDSGTEVLSHCLLDYFDTPPAFLFDNLTMLEDDFSDISGTLSSLPNRFLPIQDLCRRAFQSQTIFFEEKNFPNVRTIKNNKVNIEVFHCDVQASRLVAPFIYPNEIIDEQENPLLGFLQKLQEYIPNKGQPFNVAFYNTKAKSLKEARALIETLGQNSIQIYEKSGNLSSSFALVNERFAAISLSEFASTKVLRRQKQRNYFSVTTEEVFVPIPGETVVHLHNGIGKFIGMEKKPNHLNIETDYLVLEYADKARLYVPSDQAYLISRYVGISDKTPDLHNLNGSKWKRSRDLSEKSLVLYAEKLLQLEAQRSTTPSFIYPPHGEEVIKFEDSFPYEETPDQLKAIEQIYSDMMSDKLMDRLICGDAGFGKTEVIMRAAVKAVCDGQRQVIVMVPTTILANQHYETFTQRMAGLPINIAVLSRFSEGKALKKIFEDTAQGNIDILIGTHKLINKNLEFKNPGLLIIDEEQRFGVKVKDFLKERYPTIDCLTVSATPIPRTLYMSLSGARDLSLITMPPLDRLPVSTFVLEHNEETVSAALRHELLRGGQAYVIHNRIESIFRLGNTIRTLVPEARIAVAHGQMSSDELASIFQKFKDKETNILVATALIENGIDIPNANTILVDQADKFGMADLYQMKGRVGRWNRKAYCYFLVSHLDRLSGPAAKRLQALNKQEYGGGMKIALHDLEIRGAGNILGTDQSGHISAIGFNLYCKLLKKTVAALKNNSSPLLFNDDVKIEFPYKSRIPDTYIDLASLRIEFYQKIGGAEDAEQLDFIKEEMRDRFGPLPEEVLWLFALAHVRLFALQHNISSIKGTGNALYIQQCHGKTEQIKKTLPYSLSPTPELLVSEVLESIKKAFPLKTPR, encoded by the coding sequence ATGCCAATGGATTTCGACCCAGTTAATTTAAACCTATCTATTCTATCTGAAATAACTAACACCTCGGTTCCATTACTAATAGAAAATATCCTTCCTGGAGCTCGTAGTTTCTTATCTGCTAAGTTTTTCTACGAGAGGAAAGAGTCTGTGGTAATGATCACCACGCGCTCTCGTATTGACGATCTTTTTGAAGATCTTGCTTCGTTTTTAGGGTTCCCTCCTGTGGAGTTTCCTTCATCAGAAATTGACTTATCTCCAAAGCTTGTTAATATCGATGCTGTTGGGAAACGTGATAAGATTCTTTACGATTTATATGAGAAGAAAGCTCCTATATTTTGTGTGACAACACTAAAAGCTTTACTGGAGAAAACCCGATCACCAAAAGATACAGCTCACCAACATTTAGATATCCAAGTTGGGGATGTTCTTGATCCTGATATCATGATCGATCTATGTAAAAATTTAGGTTATCGCCATGAAACTCTTGCTAGCGATAAGGGGGAGTTTGCTTATAGAGGAGGGATTATCGACATCTTTCCTCTATCTTCTCAAGAACCTTTCCGGATAGAATTTTGGGGAGAAAAGATCATCTCAATACGTCCTTTTAATCCTTCTGATCAACTCTCAACAGGGAAAGTTTCCAAGCTGTCTATATCCCCTGCAACAAAAGATTCGGGAACAGAAGTTTTATCACACTGCCTATTAGATTATTTTGATACACCCCCAGCATTTCTCTTCGATAATTTAACAATGTTAGAAGATGATTTCTCTGATATTTCAGGGACTTTATCTTCGCTACCTAACCGTTTTCTACCTATCCAAGATTTATGTCGACGCGCCTTTCAATCTCAGACGATTTTCTTTGAAGAGAAAAACTTTCCTAATGTTCGTACAATTAAAAATAACAAAGTAAATATTGAAGTCTTCCACTGCGATGTTCAAGCTTCCCGACTTGTTGCTCCTTTTATCTATCCTAACGAAATTATCGATGAACAAGAAAATCCCCTTCTGGGTTTTCTACAAAAGCTTCAAGAATATATTCCTAACAAAGGACAACCTTTTAATGTAGCCTTCTACAATACAAAAGCAAAATCTTTAAAAGAAGCTCGTGCCCTAATAGAAACTCTAGGCCAGAACTCTATACAAATCTATGAAAAATCTGGAAATCTCTCTTCTAGCTTTGCTCTTGTAAACGAAAGATTTGCTGCTATTTCCCTATCGGAATTTGCTTCTACAAAAGTATTGCGAAGACAAAAACAGAGAAATTATTTTTCTGTAACTACTGAAGAAGTATTCGTACCTATTCCTGGAGAGACAGTTGTTCATTTACACAATGGTATTGGCAAATTTATCGGAATGGAAAAGAAACCAAACCATTTAAATATTGAAACTGACTATCTAGTTCTTGAATATGCCGACAAAGCACGGCTATATGTGCCTTCAGACCAAGCCTATCTGATTTCACGTTACGTAGGAATTTCTGACAAAACTCCTGACCTTCATAATCTAAATGGCTCTAAATGGAAACGATCTCGAGATCTCTCTGAAAAGTCTCTTGTATTATATGCTGAGAAACTCCTTCAGCTCGAAGCACAGCGCTCTACGACTCCTTCATTTATTTATCCTCCCCACGGAGAAGAGGTGATTAAATTCGAAGATAGCTTTCCTTATGAGGAAACTCCAGATCAATTGAAAGCTATTGAACAAATTTATTCCGATATGATGTCCGATAAGCTAATGGACCGTTTAATTTGCGGTGATGCAGGATTCGGAAAGACGGAAGTCATTATGCGAGCCGCTGTGAAAGCTGTTTGTGATGGTCAGCGACAGGTTATTGTTATGGTCCCCACAACCATTCTAGCAAATCAACATTATGAAACCTTCACCCAACGTATGGCAGGGTTACCAATAAATATTGCTGTTCTTTCACGCTTTTCTGAAGGGAAAGCACTAAAAAAAATCTTTGAGGATACGGCTCAAGGCAATATTGATATTTTAATCGGCACACATAAACTAATAAATAAAAACTTAGAATTCAAAAATCCTGGTTTATTGATTATTGATGAGGAACAACGTTTTGGTGTTAAAGTTAAAGATTTTCTCAAGGAGCGTTACCCTACGATAGACTGTCTCACAGTATCAGCTACACCTATTCCGAGAACATTATACATGTCTTTATCGGGAGCCAGAGACCTCTCTTTGATTACCATGCCTCCATTAGATAGACTGCCTGTCTCTACTTTTGTTTTAGAACACAATGAAGAAACTGTATCTGCAGCCCTACGGCACGAATTATTGCGAGGTGGTCAAGCGTACGTAATTCATAATCGTATTGAGAGCATTTTTAGATTAGGGAATACAATACGGACCTTAGTGCCAGAAGCACGTATTGCTGTTGCTCATGGCCAAATGTCTTCAGATGAGTTAGCTTCTATTTTTCAAAAATTTAAGGATAAAGAAACTAATATCCTTGTAGCAACAGCACTTATAGAAAATGGTATCGATATTCCTAATGCTAATACTATTTTAGTCGACCAAGCAGATAAATTTGGCATGGCCGATCTGTATCAGATGAAAGGTCGTGTAGGAAGATGGAATAGAAAAGCCTACTGTTATTTTTTAGTTTCCCATTTAGATAGATTATCTGGCCCTGCTGCAAAACGTTTACAAGCTTTGAATAAACAAGAATATGGAGGCGGAATGAAAATTGCTCTCCATGATTTAGAAATTCGTGGTGCGGGAAATATTTTAGGAACCGATCAATCAGGGCATATCAGTGCTATTGGATTCAACCTTTACTGTAAGTTATTGAAAAAAACGGTCGCTGCTTTAAAGAACAACTCTTCTCCTTTATTATTCAACGACGATGTAAAAATAGAGTTTCCTTATAAATCCCGCATACCTGATACTTATATAGATTTGGCGTCTCTGCGTATAGAATTCTATCAGAAAATAGGTGGCGCTGAAGATGCCGAACAGTTAGATTTTATAAAAGAAGAGATGCGCGATCGCTTCGGGCCTCTACCCGAAGAGGTTTTATGGTTATTTGCATTAGCTCACGTACGTCTATTTGCTCTACAACACAACATTTCTAGCATTAAAGGCACGGGGAATGCTTTGTATATTCAACAATGTCATGGAAAAACCGAGCAAATAAAAAAAACATTACCCTATTCTTTATCCCCCACCCCAGAACTACTGGTATCCGAAGTATTAGAATCTATAAAGAAAGCATTTCCTCTAAAAACCCCTCGTTAA
- the hemE gene encoding uroporphyrinogen decarboxylase has product MSKFYDVIKPKASRPPVWFLRQVGRYMPQYRELKGSQTLKAFFHNTDAITEATLLGPSLLKVDAAILFADILSLLDGFNISYDFAPGPQISFSPEEELIFTKDPQDTFSYLLEAIKNLVKHLSVPLIAFAASPFTMACYLLDGGVSKDFPRTMAFLYQHPKRFDALLKQLAEGTVIYLKEQIRAGASAIQLFESSSLRLPSALFSRYVTLPNTQLITQLKNYVSSPISLFCRCFDENFIDLYSTGADTLHPDYHVNLSKIYTSVTDPGSLQGNIDPALFLLPQDQFLNHLEKYLSVLKHQPNYIFNSGHGILPETPLENVQAAVLCLTSISTS; this is encoded by the coding sequence ATGTCGAAATTTTACGACGTGATAAAACCCAAAGCCTCACGTCCACCTGTATGGTTTTTACGGCAAGTAGGCAGATACATGCCTCAATATAGAGAACTCAAAGGTTCTCAAACATTGAAAGCTTTTTTTCACAATACAGATGCTATTACAGAAGCAACCCTTTTAGGGCCAAGCTTACTAAAAGTAGATGCTGCTATTCTCTTTGCTGATATTCTTTCGCTATTAGATGGCTTCAATATCTCTTATGATTTTGCTCCAGGACCGCAAATCTCTTTTTCCCCTGAAGAAGAACTCATTTTTACAAAAGATCCTCAAGATACGTTTTCATACCTTCTTGAAGCTATCAAGAATCTCGTCAAACATTTATCAGTTCCTCTCATTGCGTTTGCAGCATCTCCCTTTACAATGGCGTGTTACCTTTTAGATGGCGGAGTTTCTAAAGATTTTCCAAGGACCATGGCTTTCTTGTATCAGCACCCCAAGAGGTTCGACGCGCTGCTTAAGCAATTAGCGGAAGGTACTGTCATCTATCTTAAAGAACAAATCCGAGCAGGAGCTTCAGCTATTCAGCTATTTGAGTCTTCTAGCCTACGTTTACCCTCAGCCTTATTTTCTCGTTATGTAACACTACCAAATACCCAACTCATCACCCAGTTAAAAAACTACGTTTCCTCTCCTATAAGTTTATTTTGTCGCTGTTTTGATGAAAACTTTATAGATCTCTATTCTACGGGAGCGGACACTCTACATCCTGACTACCATGTAAATCTTAGTAAGATCTATACATCAGTTACAGATCCAGGATCTTTACAAGGAAATATTGATCCCGCACTATTCCTACTTCCTCAAGATCAGTTTCTAAACCACCTTGAAAAGTACCTCTCTGTTTTAAAACATCAACCTAATTACATTTTCAATTCAGGGCATGGTATTCTTCCTGAAACTCCTTTAGAAAACGTGCAAGCTGCGGTATTATGTTTAACGTCAATTTCAACTTCTTAG
- the hemN gene encoding oxygen-independent coproporphyrinogen III oxidase, translating to MFNVNFNFLEGLHQPAPRYTSYPTALEWEESDTDPAYLAFKYLQKDNSPLSLYFHIPFCQSMCLYCGCSVVINRREDIVENYIATLVKEMEYVHTLLGGRRKTSRIHFGGGTPSRLSRKLFETLFFHIHRLFDLSEAEEIAIEFDPRSLRNDDKKAEFIQSLGFNRVSLGVQDTQAAVQEAVRRRQSHEESLYAYEKFRELGFESINIDLIYGLPKQTKLTFTQTIADILHMRPDRLALFSFASVPWIKPHQKAMKESAMPSMEEKFAIYSYARYTLTQAGYQAIGLDHFSLPEDPLSIAFKNKTLIRNFQGYSLPPEEDLIGLGMTSTSFIRGIYLQNAKTLESYHKKILSGSLATIKSKILSEDDKIRKWVIHKLMCTFVVSKEEFTKLFGYCFDEYFSESQERINSMVTTGLIQNSSSFLTVTPLGELFVRVIATAFDAYFLKTVSSNPRFSRSI from the coding sequence ATGTTTAACGTCAATTTCAACTTCTTAGAAGGTCTTCACCAACCTGCACCAAGATACACAAGCTACCCAACAGCTCTTGAATGGGAAGAATCTGATACGGATCCTGCCTACCTTGCTTTTAAGTATCTTCAAAAAGATAATAGCCCTTTATCCCTGTACTTTCATATTCCCTTTTGCCAGTCTATGTGTCTGTATTGTGGATGTTCTGTAGTAATCAACCGTCGCGAAGACATTGTAGAAAACTATATTGCTACGCTCGTCAAGGAAATGGAGTATGTTCATACGCTCTTAGGAGGAAGACGGAAAACTTCACGGATCCATTTCGGAGGAGGAACTCCAAGCAGGTTATCCAGAAAACTATTTGAAACACTTTTTTTCCATATCCATCGTTTATTTGATCTTTCCGAAGCCGAAGAAATTGCTATTGAATTTGATCCGCGTTCTTTAAGGAACGATGATAAAAAAGCAGAATTTATCCAGTCTCTAGGATTTAATCGTGTGAGTTTAGGAGTCCAAGATACCCAAGCTGCTGTTCAAGAAGCTGTACGGCGTCGTCAAAGTCATGAAGAGTCACTTTATGCTTATGAAAAATTCCGCGAGTTAGGTTTTGAAAGCATAAATATAGATCTAATTTACGGTCTTCCAAAACAAACTAAGTTAACATTTACTCAAACGATTGCTGATATTTTGCATATGCGCCCTGACCGCTTAGCGTTATTTTCATTTGCTTCTGTTCCATGGATAAAACCTCATCAAAAAGCTATGAAAGAAAGTGCTATGCCCTCTATGGAGGAAAAATTCGCCATATATTCTTATGCTCGATATACGTTAACACAAGCAGGTTACCAAGCTATTGGATTAGATCATTTTTCTCTACCTGAAGACCCATTAAGCATAGCTTTTAAAAACAAAACTTTGATTCGGAATTTTCAAGGCTACTCTTTACCTCCTGAAGAAGATCTTATAGGGTTGGGAATGACATCAACAAGCTTTATCCGTGGTATATATTTACAAAATGCCAAAACTCTAGAATCTTACCATAAGAAAATTCTTTCAGGCTCTCTAGCTACAATTAAAAGTAAAATTCTTTCAGAAGATGATAAAATAAGAAAATGGGTAATTCATAAGCTTATGTGTACTTTTGTGGTATCAAAAGAAGAATTCACCAAGCTTTTCGGTTATTGTTTTGATGAGTATTTTTCCGAAAGTCAAGAACGGATAAATAGCATGGTGACTACAGGATTAATTCAAAATAGTTCATCTTTTCTTACCGTAACACCATTAGGAGAGCTGTTTGTACGTGTAATCGCTACAGCGTTTGATGCATATTTCTTAAAAACTGTTTCTTCAAATCCTAGGTTTTCAAGATCCATATGA
- a CDS encoding protoporphyrinogen oxidase: MKKAIVIGAGISGLSTAWWLHRKFPNSELVIIDKADRPGGLIHSDYQKNFSLDLGPKGFLVSGEGQYTLGLIRDLKLEEALIVSDKTAKKRFIRYKGKTRKVSPWTLIKEGLPFAIIKDLFASRYTKDSSVYDFLSRHSTINLIHNVLNPVVTAIRAGHSNLLSAHMAFPSLSQREAKTGSILRSYLKEPSKKTTNGAPYLASLRPNLGILIDTLVKKLPVTWKLSSPVTKIECSPSKVIVSTTQETFSGDLAIYTGATSLLPSLIHIPGMQQLANKTLHWDLSCATLGWNRDMPSIPKGYGMLFSDEPPLLGIVYNSRVFPDQMPGKTVLSLLLENRWHQEEAFAFSLAAISEYLGISTKPDVFSLFSPEEGLPQHGVGFLEMKNQILPVIPHNLKIVGQNFSGPGLNRCVASAYQTVAAI, from the coding sequence ATGAAAAAAGCCATCGTCATAGGCGCAGGAATTTCAGGATTATCCACAGCGTGGTGGTTACATAGGAAATTCCCCAATAGCGAACTTGTAATTATAGATAAGGCAGATCGACCTGGCGGGCTTATCCACTCAGATTACCAAAAGAATTTTTCCTTGGATCTCGGACCTAAAGGTTTTCTAGTAAGTGGTGAGGGACAGTATACCCTTGGATTAATTCGTGATTTAAAACTGGAAGAGGCTCTCATTGTTAGTGATAAAACTGCGAAAAAACGTTTTATACGTTACAAAGGGAAAACACGAAAAGTCTCCCCATGGACATTAATAAAAGAAGGTTTGCCTTTCGCTATCATCAAAGACCTCTTTGCCTCCCGATATACAAAAGATAGCTCTGTATATGATTTCCTAAGTCGCCATAGCACAATAAATCTTATTCACAATGTATTAAATCCTGTTGTTACCGCAATTCGCGCAGGACATAGTAATCTACTTTCTGCTCATATGGCCTTCCCTTCCCTTTCTCAACGCGAAGCAAAAACAGGATCAATTTTACGCAGCTACTTAAAAGAACCTTCGAAGAAAACAACAAATGGAGCCCCTTATCTGGCTTCGCTACGTCCCAATCTAGGAATCCTCATTGATACTTTAGTAAAAAAACTACCCGTAACCTGGAAGCTTTCTTCTCCTGTTACAAAGATAGAGTGTTCCCCATCAAAGGTTATAGTATCAACTACACAAGAAACATTCTCAGGAGATCTAGCAATATATACAGGGGCCACGTCTCTACTTCCTTCTCTTATTCATATTCCAGGAATGCAACAGCTTGCGAATAAAACACTTCATTGGGATCTCTCGTGTGCAACACTGGGATGGAATAGGGATATGCCTTCCATCCCTAAAGGTTATGGTATGCTATTCTCTGACGAACCACCCTTATTAGGTATTGTCTATAATTCGCGAGTCTTCCCTGACCAGATGCCTGGGAAAACAGTTCTATCATTACTATTAGAAAACCGTTGGCATCAAGAAGAAGCTTTCGCTTTTTCCTTAGCAGCGATTTCTGAGTATTTAGGGATTTCTACAAAACCCGATGTATTTTCATTATTTTCCCCAGAAGAAGGTCTACCTCAACACGGCGTAGGGTTTTTAGAAATGAAAAATCAGATACTCCCCGTAATTCCTCATAATCTAAAAATTGTCGGGCAGAACTTCTCGGGTCCAGGATTAAACAGATGTGTAGCCTCAGCCTATCAAACTGTTGCTGCTATCTAA
- a CDS encoding DNA-binding protein: MKVYHHLLLRIFQFFLILSVGSVWAAPTQQLSFGHYCADVYTALKSGSVCDEIFSAFVERIIFEKTALSPRDWETIASLTRQYIQIRIKQEDRSTSKDIIRKLLSVVTMPSHIRSEIRLAWQKLNPDGVSLRDLITQFHSIERGRDTLEDNLLLELYSMTLHSSYEDRKQEILVMQERGNYDEALALCEKLSQAIATGTCSPHPDVIDIEKNFLKKIVLGLKIKKSREVGDSCESLLLPYCQSEKDYAQSIDNLVLRISRGEVQRAHEVDVFLLAHALYTLPWNQKKGIRELEVLIDQGNYLQSTLLYYGYFSLLEIYHQEKNLSAMRRLLLAGESVFVPEHKYFPEYSFFLGCYSYEKQDFTKSREIFVSILDHASRLGVTLSRVYEYLGCISCYEQKYSDAEDFFLLAYKSWSRKEAGLGLFLSYALQKKIDLCEELNSKSHVSFLHRKILKSIDALFLKKDPSFVSPVVKLCESLGSSEVALEDLYHYFIYDMINRYRRRNASPILALIDHQIDITEQLYLQKTLEQSQNPEYSRVLTLWLAFRRGELFKEATYTTRLSFSSSFEDIAKCCFSALYYRDPQASSALTNIFSQARSALQSTVRLVWALTRIQSNQELLDLYCYRLDLRLYGDRLYLLAYDIDDYLSGKENALLHLSCFQELFPHSSLLSLVYYFQGHAETEMIRKIGWFIKALDEFSEITLCGENAKAWVYVYYTLKLDLADAYLSLGDAARAVKVFEEVKGDWETPNHPQVVLIEEINNRVAMEMRWVSGLACAYEKLNEKDKLTQHLLDHVEKRLLEMSSRREYFREMITTTLSLCERFLPLDSSNSLIG; this comes from the coding sequence ATGAAAGTATATCACCATCTGTTACTACGCATTTTCCAGTTTTTTTTAATTTTGAGTGTGGGGAGTGTTTGGGCTGCTCCAACTCAGCAATTGTCTTTTGGTCATTACTGTGCAGATGTGTATACAGCATTGAAGTCTGGAAGTGTTTGTGATGAAATTTTTTCGGCATTTGTAGAGCGTATTATTTTTGAAAAAACAGCGTTGTCTCCTAGAGATTGGGAAACTATAGCGTCGTTAACGCGTCAGTATATACAGATCAGAATCAAACAAGAAGATAGATCTACCAGTAAAGATATTATCAGAAAGTTATTGTCCGTAGTGACAATGCCTTCTCACATTAGGTCTGAAATACGTCTTGCTTGGCAGAAATTAAATCCTGATGGAGTTTCTTTAAGGGATTTGATAACGCAATTTCATAGTATAGAGAGGGGAAGAGACACATTAGAAGACAATCTCTTACTCGAACTTTATAGTATGACTTTACATAGTAGTTATGAGGATCGCAAGCAAGAGATTCTTGTAATGCAAGAACGAGGAAATTACGACGAAGCTTTAGCATTATGTGAGAAGCTTTCTCAAGCTATTGCAACGGGAACCTGTAGTCCTCATCCCGATGTTATTGATATAGAAAAAAATTTCTTAAAAAAGATTGTTTTAGGATTGAAAATTAAGAAATCACGAGAAGTTGGAGATTCTTGTGAATCTTTACTATTGCCTTATTGTCAATCTGAAAAAGACTATGCTCAATCTATTGACAACTTAGTATTGAGAATATCGCGAGGCGAAGTACAACGTGCTCACGAGGTTGATGTGTTCCTCCTTGCGCATGCCTTGTATACTCTTCCTTGGAATCAGAAAAAAGGCATTCGTGAGTTAGAGGTTCTGATAGATCAAGGAAATTATTTACAATCGACATTACTTTATTATGGTTACTTTTCATTATTAGAGATCTATCATCAGGAGAAGAACCTATCTGCCATGCGACGCTTACTGCTTGCTGGAGAATCTGTATTTGTCCCTGAACATAAGTATTTCCCAGAATATAGTTTTTTCTTAGGTTGCTATAGTTATGAGAAACAAGATTTCACGAAATCTCGAGAGATTTTTGTGTCAATTTTAGATCATGCTTCTAGATTAGGAGTAACATTATCTCGGGTGTATGAGTATCTAGGATGTATTTCTTGTTATGAACAAAAGTATAGTGATGCTGAAGATTTCTTTCTTCTAGCTTATAAAAGTTGGAGTCGTAAAGAGGCCGGTTTAGGATTATTTCTTTCCTACGCTCTTCAGAAAAAGATAGATTTGTGCGAAGAGTTGAATTCTAAATCTCATGTCTCATTTCTACATCGTAAAATTTTAAAATCTATAGACGCGTTATTTCTAAAGAAAGATCCTAGTTTTGTGTCTCCTGTTGTGAAGTTATGTGAATCATTAGGTAGTAGTGAAGTAGCTCTTGAGGACCTCTATCACTATTTTATCTATGATATGATCAATCGTTATAGGAGGCGTAATGCTAGTCCTATACTTGCCCTTATTGATCACCAAATAGATATAACGGAACAACTGTATCTACAAAAAACTTTAGAGCAATCACAGAATCCTGAATATAGTCGGGTGTTAACTTTATGGTTAGCTTTTCGGCGTGGAGAATTATTTAAAGAGGCAACTTATACAACACGGTTATCTTTCTCGTCCTCATTCGAGGATATCGCAAAATGTTGTTTTTCTGCCCTATATTATCGTGATCCTCAAGCTAGTTCTGCTCTCACAAATATCTTTTCACAAGCGCGTTCCGCATTGCAGTCAACGGTTAGGTTAGTTTGGGCGTTAACACGGATTCAGTCTAATCAAGAGCTTTTGGACCTTTATTGTTATCGTCTTGATCTGCGTTTATATGGAGATCGCTTATATCTTCTTGCCTATGATATAGACGACTATCTTTCAGGGAAAGAGAACGCGTTATTACACTTATCGTGCTTTCAAGAACTGTTCCCCCATTCCTCATTATTATCTTTGGTATACTATTTCCAAGGTCATGCAGAAACGGAAATGATAAGAAAAATCGGCTGGTTTATAAAAGCTTTGGATGAATTTTCAGAGATCACTTTATGTGGAGAAAATGCGAAGGCTTGGGTATACGTATACTATACTTTGAAATTAGACCTTGCTGATGCTTATCTTTCCTTGGGGGATGCTGCTCGCGCCGTTAAGGTTTTTGAAGAAGTAAAAGGGGATTGGGAAACGCCTAATCATCCTCAGGTAGTCCTTATTGAAGAAATTAATAATCGTGTAGCCATGGAAATGCGTTGGGTATCAGGACTAGCATGTGCTTATGAAAAGCTTAATGAAAAAGATAAGCTAACCCAGCATCTCCTAGATCATGTTGAAAAAAGATTACTCGAAATGTCTTCAAGACGAGAATATTTCAGAGAGATGATCACCACCACACTTTCTCTTTGTGAGCGTTTCCTGCCCTTAGATAGCAGCAACAGTTTGATAGGCTGA
- a CDS encoding histone, with translation MALKDTAKKMRDLLESIQRDLDKAERGNKAAAQRVRTDSIKLEKVAKVYRKESIKAEKSGLMTRKPATKAKKAAVTKKSASKPKAKAKPKAKAKATPKAKAPTKKTPAKVKAKKNSKSRSLRK, from the coding sequence ATGGCGCTAAAAGATACGGCAAAAAAAATGAGAGATCTGTTGGAAAGTATCCAACGTGACTTAGACAAGGCCGAAAGAGGAAATAAAGCAGCAGCTCAACGAGTACGTACGGACTCTATCAAGCTAGAAAAAGTTGCTAAAGTATATAGAAAAGAATCAATCAAAGCTGAAAAGTCTGGCTTGATGACTCGCAAGCCTGCAACAAAAGCGAAAAAGGCTGCTGTCACTAAAAAATCAGCATCTAAGCCTAAGGCAAAAGCTAAGCCAAAAGCAAAAGCTAAAGCTACCCCTAAAGCTAAAGCCCCTACAAAAAAGACTCCAGCTAAAGTAAAAGCTAAAAAAAACTCTAAATCTCGCTCCCTAAGAAAATAG
- the rlmD gene encoding 23S rRNA (uracil(1939)-C(5))-methyltransferase RlmD, with amino-acid sequence MLTVTNCKHLGICGGCSSPHSAYSDSLKAKERILHELFAPIFPASDILPVIPCHPLLRGRNKMEFSFFQTKEGKKSLGFITPTKPKQGIPITECLMIHEHAMDILELTRTWWENHPEITAYYPPFNKGSLCTLTVRIGSPEQTLMVILTTSAREEYAVDKKIIEEWKNMLIHSDLPIVSIVWEERVSAKNVPTYFRSNLLYGEAFIKQKLSLPKDGNSAVFHVRPRSFFQPQTLQAAKIIEITKEFIDPQGSETLLDLYCGAGTIGIMLSKYVKKVIGVEIVPEAIDSAKENILINKKERLIEVHLEDVKTFCKRHQDHPSCDVAIIDPPRCGIQNKVLKYLIRISPKKIIYISCNPKIQFVECCSLISAGYRIKKVQPLDQFPHSPHLENIILLEREGDL; translated from the coding sequence ATGCTTACAGTCACCAATTGTAAACACCTAGGCATTTGCGGCGGGTGTTCCTCACCTCACTCTGCCTACTCCGATTCTTTAAAAGCTAAAGAACGTATCTTACATGAGCTCTTTGCTCCTATTTTCCCTGCCTCAGATATTCTACCTGTAATTCCATGCCATCCTCTTTTGCGGGGAAGAAATAAAATGGAATTTTCTTTTTTCCAAACTAAAGAGGGAAAGAAAAGCCTAGGATTCATTACTCCTACAAAACCGAAACAAGGCATTCCCATTACAGAATGTCTTATGATTCACGAACATGCAATGGATATTCTAGAGCTCACACGCACATGGTGGGAAAATCATCCTGAGATTACAGCTTACTATCCCCCCTTCAATAAAGGCTCTCTTTGTACCTTAACTGTACGCATTGGCAGCCCTGAACAAACGCTCATGGTCATTCTCACAACATCTGCAAGAGAAGAATATGCCGTCGATAAAAAGATTATTGAAGAATGGAAAAATATGCTTATACATTCTGATCTTCCCATTGTTTCTATTGTATGGGAAGAACGCGTGAGTGCGAAAAACGTTCCTACCTACTTCCGCTCTAACCTACTTTACGGAGAAGCATTTATTAAACAAAAATTAAGCTTACCTAAAGATGGAAATTCCGCTGTATTTCATGTGCGCCCTAGAAGCTTCTTTCAACCACAAACTCTCCAGGCAGCAAAAATCATAGAAATTACCAAAGAGTTTATAGATCCACAAGGATCCGAAACACTTTTAGACCTCTATTGCGGTGCGGGAACTATAGGTATTATGCTTTCTAAATATGTAAAAAAAGTTATAGGAGTAGAAATCGTTCCTGAAGCTATAGATTCCGCAAAAGAAAATATCTTAATAAATAAAAAAGAACGTCTCATTGAAGTACATCTAGAAGATGTAAAAACTTTCTGTAAACGGCATCAAGATCATCCTTCTTGTGACGTCGCTATCATTGATCCCCCACGCTGTGGCATACAAAACAAGGTGCTGAAATACTTAATAAGAATCTCCCCAAAAAAAATTATTTATATCTCATGCAACCCAAAAATACAGTTTGTGGAGTGTTGTAGCTTAATTTCTGCAGGTTACCGCATTAAAAAAGTACAGCCTTTAGATCAATTTCCTCATTCTCCGCATTTAGAAAATATCATTTTGTTAGAAAGAGAAGGCGACCTCTAG